A genomic region of Bacteroidota bacterium contains the following coding sequences:
- the queA gene encoding tRNA preQ1(34) S-adenosylmethionine ribosyltransferase-isomerase QueA produces MKLSKFIYEFPKELIAKYPAEPRDSARLMVLNREEKSITHRVFSDIVEYFNEGDVLVVNNTKVFPARLYGNKEKTGAKIEVFLLRELNPESRLWDVIVDPARKIRIGNKLYFENGLIAEVIDNTTSRGRTIRFVFDGDNDELYAKIDEIGQTPIPPYIKRKVEAEDRERYQTMFAQHRGAVAAPTAGLHFTPELIEQLRSKGVKIVSTTLHVGLGTFRPVEVEDLTKHRMDSEYFLIDPDTADTVNAALLSPDHKVTAVGTTVVRSLESSISASNTLKADSGWTDKFIYPPYEFRITERLITNFHMPRSTLMMLVAAFADREFIFEAYEAAMAEKYRLFSFGDAMIIV; encoded by the coding sequence ATGAAGTTATCAAAATTTATCTACGAGTTCCCTAAGGAGTTAATTGCCAAATATCCAGCTGAGCCTCGAGACAGCGCGCGATTAATGGTTCTCAACAGGGAAGAAAAGTCCATCACACATCGGGTATTCAGCGATATTGTAGAATACTTCAATGAAGGCGATGTACTTGTGGTTAACAATACCAAAGTATTTCCCGCACGTCTGTATGGCAATAAGGAGAAAACAGGCGCAAAAATTGAAGTTTTTTTGCTGCGTGAACTGAACCCCGAAAGCCGTTTATGGGACGTTATCGTTGATCCGGCCCGAAAGATCAGGATTGGCAACAAACTGTATTTCGAGAATGGACTCATTGCCGAAGTAATCGACAATACCACCTCGCGTGGGCGCACCATCCGATTTGTTTTTGACGGAGACAACGACGAGCTCTATGCAAAAATAGACGAGATCGGACAGACGCCTATTCCGCCTTATATCAAGCGAAAGGTTGAAGCGGAAGATCGCGAACGGTACCAGACCATGTTTGCCCAGCATCGCGGTGCTGTTGCTGCGCCAACTGCCGGCCTGCACTTTACACCCGAGCTGATCGAACAGCTTCGAAGCAAAGGCGTCAAGATCGTATCCACCACGTTGCATGTTGGACTCGGGACATTTCGCCCGGTTGAGGTAGAAGACCTCACCAAGCACCGCATGGATTCGGAATACTTCCTGATTGATCCTGATACGGCTGACACGGTAAATGCCGCGTTGCTTTCTCCGGATCATAAAGTTACAGCTGTAGGAACCACCGTTGTGCGTTCTCTTGAGTCGAGTATTTCAGCATCCAATACGCTGAAAGCAGATTCAGGCTGGACCGACAAGTTCATCTACCCGCCGTACGAATTCAGGATTACGGAGCGCCTGATTACGAACTTCCACATGCCGCGTAGCACGCTCATGATGCTTGTTGCTGCGTTTGCTGACCGGGAGTTCATTTTCGAGGCATATGAAGCGGCTATGGCGGAAAAGTATCGACTCTTTTCCTTTGGTGATGCCATGATCATCGTGTAA